One genomic segment of Profundibacter amoris includes these proteins:
- the lnt gene encoding apolipoprotein N-acyltransferase — MTDLAGWSTRRKMLLALAGGALTGLGQAPFGLVWLALIGLAGGVWLFQNTATTRQAGWIGWAFGVGYFALVLNWIVEPFLVDIATYGWMAPFALIGMAAGMALFWALAFWLARWQGRGIALVVFWAGTEVLRSVILTGFPWGLLGYIWLDTGIAQFASLIGPHGLTLLTLAGVWALVTGLGHRKRIILVPVVVIVGAGLLYLGNGQAASKLLYLAKNGGNSEPKFVRIIQTNAPQHEKWNREMIPVFFDRNLQFTAAVTERKPDLVIWPETSVPYLLNSAEGALQVIADAADGVPVVLGMQRRGAAGEYYNSLVVLGADGVVADVYDKSHLVPFGEYMPGGWLAAKLGLTGLAAQGGFGFGSGDGLRLVDIPGLGRALPLICYEAIFPEEVGGVTPRPDWLLQITNDAWFGNLTGPQQHLAQARFRAIEQGLPMVRAANTGISAMIDARGEITAQLGLGVAGYLDVKLPHGLPPTLYSRTGDLPVNLLLIVAAAALLLKRRRFIG, encoded by the coding sequence GTGACTGACTTGGCGGGTTGGTCCACGCGGCGCAAGATGTTGCTGGCCTTGGCCGGCGGCGCGCTGACGGGTCTGGGGCAGGCGCCTTTCGGGCTGGTCTGGCTGGCGCTGATCGGGCTGGCCGGCGGGGTCTGGTTGTTCCAGAACACCGCGACAACGCGGCAGGCGGGCTGGATTGGCTGGGCCTTTGGCGTTGGATATTTTGCGCTGGTTCTGAACTGGATAGTCGAGCCGTTTCTGGTGGATATCGCCACCTATGGCTGGATGGCCCCCTTTGCCCTGATCGGCATGGCCGCCGGAATGGCACTGTTCTGGGCGCTGGCGTTCTGGCTTGCACGCTGGCAGGGACGCGGGATTGCCTTGGTGGTGTTCTGGGCCGGCACCGAAGTGCTGCGCAGCGTGATCCTGACGGGTTTTCCGTGGGGATTGCTGGGATATATCTGGCTGGATACCGGCATAGCGCAGTTTGCCAGCCTGATTGGCCCGCATGGATTAACCTTGCTGACATTGGCGGGCGTCTGGGCGCTGGTCACAGGATTGGGGCATCGCAAACGTATAATTCTGGTGCCGGTTGTGGTGATTGTGGGCGCGGGGCTGTTGTATCTGGGCAATGGACAGGCGGCGTCCAAATTACTGTATCTGGCCAAAAATGGTGGCAACTCCGAACCAAAATTTGTCCGCATCATCCAGACCAACGCACCGCAGCACGAAAAATGGAACCGCGAGATGATACCGGTTTTCTTTGACCGGAATTTGCAGTTCACGGCAGCCGTGACCGAGCGAAAGCCCGATCTGGTCATCTGGCCGGAAACTTCGGTGCCTTATCTTCTGAACAGTGCCGAAGGGGCATTGCAGGTAATTGCCGATGCGGCCGACGGGGTGCCGGTGGTGCTGGGGATGCAGCGGCGCGGGGCGGCGGGCGAATATTACAATTCGCTGGTGGTGCTGGGCGCGGATGGCGTGGTGGCGGATGTCTATGACAAAAGCCATCTGGTGCCCTTTGGCGAATATATGCCCGGTGGCTGGCTGGCGGCAAAACTGGGCCTGACAGGGCTGGCCGCGCAGGGCGGTTTCGGGTTTGGCTCGGGCGACGGGTTGCGACTGGTGGATATTCCGGGGCTGGGGCGTGCCTTGCCGTTGATCTGTTACGAGGCGATCTTTCCCGAAGAAGTGGGTGGCGTCACACCACGCCCCGACTGGTTATTGCAAATCACCAATGATGCGTGGTTCGGCAATCTGACCGGCCCGCAACAGCATCTGGCACAGGCGCGTTTCCGCGCGATCGAGCAGGGCCTGCCGATGGTGCGCGCCGCCAATACCGGCATTTCCGCCATGATTGATGCGCGCGGGGAAATCACTGCGCAACTGGGGTTGGGGGTTGCGGGGTATCTGGATGTGAAATTGCCACATGGCCTGCCCCCGACACTGTATTCCCGCACGGGGGATTTGCCGGTTAACCTGTTGTTGATCGTTGCCGCTGCCGCGTTATTGCTAAAAAGACGCAGGTTTATTGGTTGA
- a CDS encoding PhoH family protein — MAISAATPPNTPKEVLLEFPDNRLLIDLCGEYDRNLAHIEQQFSIQIARRGNRLALIGEEDAALAAARVLNALYARLESGRPLEMGDVEGEIRMGDSAVMDAAPDGEQIEMFKGGPVEIRTRKKLVEPRTEAQKAYVRSLFENELCFGIGPAGTGKTYLAVAVGVNLFLDGKVDKIILSRPAVEAGERLGFLPGDMKDKIDPYMQPLYDALSDFLPGKQVAKLIEDKRIEIAPLAFMRGRTLSEAFVVLDEAQNATSMQMKMFLTRLGKGSRMVITGDRSQVDLQRGVVSGLHEAERLLKGIKKIDFNYFTAKDVVRHPLVARIIEAYDADGN; from the coding sequence TTGGCCATAAGTGCAGCAACACCGCCGAACACCCCGAAAGAGGTTCTGCTGGAATTTCCCGACAACCGTCTATTGATCGACCTTTGCGGCGAATATGACCGCAACCTTGCCCATATCGAACAGCAGTTTTCCATCCAGATCGCACGGCGCGGCAACCGGCTGGCATTGATTGGCGAAGAGGATGCGGCCCTTGCCGCCGCCCGCGTTCTGAACGCGCTTTATGCGCGGCTGGAAAGTGGCCGGCCGCTGGAAATGGGCGATGTCGAGGGCGAAATCCGCATGGGGGATTCGGCGGTGATGGACGCCGCCCCCGATGGCGAACAGATCGAGATGTTCAAGGGCGGTCCTGTTGAAATCCGCACCCGCAAGAAACTGGTCGAGCCACGCACCGAGGCCCAGAAGGCCTATGTCAGATCCCTGTTTGAAAACGAGCTGTGTTTCGGCATCGGCCCGGCGGGCACCGGCAAAACCTATCTGGCGGTTGCGGTCGGGGTGAATCTGTTTCTGGATGGCAAGGTGGACAAAATCATCCTGTCGCGCCCCGCGGTCGAGGCGGGCGAGCGGCTGGGCTTTCTGCCCGGCGACATGAAGGACAAGATCGACCCCTATATGCAGCCGCTGTATGACGCCCTGTCGGATTTCCTGCCCGGCAAACAGGTGGCCAAACTGATCGAGGACAAGCGGATCGAAATCGCTCCGCTGGCCTTCATGCGCGGGCGGACTTTGTCCGAGGCTTTCGTGGTGCTGGACGAGGCGCAAAATGCCACCTCGATGCAGATGAAAATGTTCCTTACCCGTCTGGGCAAGGGCAGCCGGATGGTGATTACGGGGGACCGCTCGCAGGTGGATTTGCAGCGCGGGGTCGTGAGTGGTTTGCACGAGGCCGAGCGCCTGCTGAAGGGCATCAAGAAAATCGACTTCAACTATTTCACCGCCAAAGACGTAGTGCGCCATCCGCTGGTGGCCAGGATTATCGAGGCCTATGACGCCGATGGAAACTGA
- the trmB gene encoding tRNA (guanosine(46)-N7)-methyltransferase TrmB, translated as MSDKNTPKTRPYRNFYGRLKGKALRDSQKVYLDEDLARLSPGAVGWDENPDRLPLDLKALFGGRPVWLEVGFGGGEHMVHQAAQNPDVGIIGCEPYINGVAMLLGKIREAGVDNVAVHPGDVRDLFDVLPDGSIDRAFLLYPDPWPKARHHRRRFVTPEHLDPLARVLKKGAIFRVATDIPDYVRQTMEQMMARDDFEWLAEGPDDWRKPWGDWISTRYEKKALREGRVPHYMTFRRV; from the coding sequence ATGAGTGATAAAAACACCCCCAAAACCCGCCCTTACCGGAATTTCTATGGCCGCCTGAAGGGCAAGGCCCTGCGCGACAGCCAGAAGGTTTATCTGGACGAGGATCTGGCAAGGCTTTCGCCCGGTGCTGTGGGCTGGGATGAAAACCCCGACCGGTTGCCGCTGGATTTGAAGGCACTGTTTGGCGGGCGGCCGGTGTGGCTGGAAGTCGGCTTTGGCGGTGGCGAGCATATGGTGCATCAGGCCGCGCAAAACCCCGATGTCGGGATCATAGGTTGCGAGCCGTATATCAACGGTGTGGCGATGTTGCTTGGCAAAATCCGCGAGGCCGGAGTGGATAACGTGGCGGTGCATCCCGGAGATGTGCGCGATCTGTTCGATGTGCTGCCCGATGGCTCGATTGATCGGGCGTTTTTGCTGTATCCCGACCCATGGCCCAAGGCGCGCCACCATCGCCGCCGGTTTGTGACACCCGAACATCTGGACCCCTTGGCGCGGGTGTTGAAAAAAGGTGCAATATTTCGCGTGGCGACCGATATTCCGGATTATGTGCGCCAGACGATGGAGCAGATGATGGCGCGGGACGATTTTGAATGGTTGGCCGAAGGGCCGGACGATTGGCGAAAGCCCTGGGGCGACTGGATTTCCACCCGTTATGAAAAGAAGGCGCTGCGCGAAGGGCGGGTGCCTCATTATATGACATTCCGGCGGGTTTAG
- a CDS encoding hemolysin family protein: MGDTTDGSSNAAQSARDGQNKGQRGFFGRLMAALGPTNTADKNSEAQTGQAAPATDVRGMLNLRRMSLEDVAVPKAEIVAVPEDIKKDDLVQLFRKTGLTRIPVYKETLDTPVGLVHLKDFALKHGFNGAGGRFSLKKLLRPLLFAPPSMPIGVLLQKMQADRIHMALVIDEYGGVDGLVTLEDLVEQVIGEIEDEHDLEEDQFWIKEGPGCYLAQARTPLEEFEAEIGHRLVDEDEEEEIDTLGGLVFLLSGHVPARGEVVVHPDGPEFEVVDADPRRIKRLRVRLPDAKGD; this comes from the coding sequence ATGGGCGACACGACTGACGGTTCCTCTAACGCGGCGCAAAGCGCGCGGGACGGACAAAACAAAGGGCAACGCGGCTTTTTCGGCCGCCTGATGGCTGCCCTTGGCCCCACCAACACAGCTGACAAAAACAGCGAGGCACAGACAGGACAGGCTGCGCCCGCCACAGATGTGCGCGGTATGCTGAACCTGCGGCGCATGTCGCTTGAGGATGTGGCGGTGCCCAAGGCCGAGATCGTGGCGGTGCCCGAGGACATTAAAAAAGATGATCTGGTGCAGTTGTTCCGCAAAACCGGCCTGACGCGGATACCGGTTTACAAGGAAACGCTGGATACGCCTGTGGGGCTGGTGCACCTGAAGGATTTTGCGCTGAAACACGGGTTTAACGGGGCCGGTGGCCGGTTCAGCCTGAAGAAACTGCTGCGCCCGCTGTTGTTTGCGCCACCCTCGATGCCGATCGGGGTGCTGCTGCAAAAGATGCAGGCGGACCGGATTCACATGGCGCTGGTGATTGACGAATACGGCGGGGTTGACGGTCTGGTCACGCTCGAGGATCTGGTGGAACAGGTGATCGGCGAGATCGAGGACGAACACGATCTGGAAGAGGACCAGTTCTGGATCAAAGAAGGGCCGGGGTGTTATCTGGCGCAGGCGCGCACGCCTTTGGAAGAATTCGAGGCCGAGATCGGGCATCGTCTGGTGGATGAGGACGAGGAAGAGGAGATCGACACGTTGGGCGGTCTGGTGTTCCTGCTGTCGGGCCATGTGCCTGCACGGGGTGAAGTGGTGGTGCATCCGGACGGGCCGGAATTTGAAGTGGTCGATGCCGATCCACGCCGGATCAAACGGTTAAGGGTGCGGTTGCCGGATGCCAAGGGTGACTGA
- the metK gene encoding methionine adenosyltransferase has translation MSRQNYTFTSESVSEGHPDKLCDRISDAVLDAFLAEEPEARVACETFATTNRVVIGGEVGLSDKSKLNEYLGKIDQIARDCIKDIGYEQEHFHWNTVEVTNLLHGQSAHIAQGVDAAEGKDEGAGDQGIMFGYAVDETPELMPAPIQYSHAILRRLAEVRKDGTEPTLRPDAKSQISLRYEDGKPVEVTSIVLSTQHSEECQTSDDIRAIVEPYIREVLPTDWITDATKWWVNPTGTFVIGGPDGDAGLTGRKIIVDTYGGAAPHGGGAFSGKDPTKVDRSAAYVARYLAKNVVASGLANRCSIQLSYAIGIARPLSIYCDTFGTGEVHDSVIEKAIDQVMDLTPQGIRTKLQMNRPIYARTAAYGHFGRAPEADGGFSWEKTDLVEALKKAV, from the coding sequence ATGTCCCGTCAGAACTATACCTTCACCTCGGAATCCGTTTCCGAAGGTCACCCCGACAAGCTGTGCGACCGCATTTCGGATGCTGTTCTGGACGCCTTTCTGGCCGAAGAGCCGGAAGCCCGCGTTGCCTGCGAAACATTTGCGACCACAAACCGTGTGGTCATCGGCGGCGAGGTTGGCCTGTCGGACAAATCCAAGCTGAACGAATATCTGGGCAAGATCGACCAGATCGCCCGCGATTGCATCAAGGATATCGGTTACGAGCAAGAGCATTTCCACTGGAACACCGTCGAGGTAACAAACCTGCTGCACGGTCAGTCCGCGCATATCGCACAGGGTGTGGATGCTGCTGAAGGCAAGGATGAAGGTGCTGGCGATCAGGGCATCATGTTTGGCTATGCGGTGGATGAAACACCCGAGCTGATGCCCGCCCCGATCCAGTATTCCCACGCGATCCTGCGGCGTCTGGCCGAAGTGCGCAAGGACGGCACCGAGCCGACATTGCGTCCCGATGCAAAATCGCAGATTTCACTGCGTTACGAGGATGGCAAGCCGGTCGAGGTGACCTCGATCGTGTTGTCGACCCAGCATTCCGAGGAATGCCAGACATCGGACGACATCCGCGCGATTGTCGAACCTTACATCCGCGAGGTTCTGCCAACGGACTGGATTACGGATGCTACAAAATGGTGGGTCAACCCGACCGGTACCTTTGTGATTGGCGGCCCTGACGGGGATGCCGGCCTGACCGGCCGCAAGATCATCGTCGACACCTATGGCGGGGCCGCGCCGCACGGGGGCGGGGCATTTTCGGGCAAGGATCCGACCAAGGTTGACCGCTCGGCCGCCTATGTCGCCCGCTATCTGGCGAAAAACGTGGTGGCGTCGGGGCTGGCGAACCGCTGTTCGATCCAGTTGTCCTATGCGATTGGTATTGCGCGGCCTTTGTCGATTTACTGCGATACATTCGGCACCGGCGAAGTGCATGATTCCGTGATTGAAAAAGCGATTGATCAGGTGATGGACCTGACGCCGCAAGGCATCCGCACCAAATTGCAGATGAACCGTCCGATCTATGCCCGCACGGCGGCCTATGGCCACTTTGGCCGCGCACCCGAAGCGGATGGCGGATTTTCCTGGGAGAAAACCGATCTGGTCGAGGCCCTGAAAAAAGCTGTATAA
- a CDS encoding GFA family protein — MKHTGSCLCGKITYVITGPLRPVVACHCTQCRKASGHHVAATSCYRDDIEITGKVTWYQSSDTARRGFCGICGSNLFWDGAGMNLSIFAGTLDGPTGLTMKGHIFCADKGDYYELGDDLPKADGRDPALTTMVP, encoded by the coding sequence ATGAAACATACCGGCAGTTGTCTATGCGGGAAAATTACGTATGTCATCACCGGCCCTTTGCGGCCTGTGGTTGCCTGTCATTGCACCCAGTGCCGCAAGGCCAGCGGGCACCATGTGGCGGCGACGTCGTGTTATCGGGATGATATCGAAATCACGGGCAAGGTGACGTGGTATCAATCATCCGACACAGCGCGGCGCGGGTTTTGCGGGATATGTGGCAGCAATCTGTTTTGGGACGGGGCAGGGATGAACCTGTCGATATTCGCGGGCACGCTGGACGGGCCGACTGGGTTGACCATGAAAGGGCATATTTTCTGCGCCGACAAAGGGGATTATTACGAGTTGGGGGATGATCTGCCCAAGGCGGATGGCCGGGATCCGGCGTTGACCACGATGGTTCCCTGA
- the ihfB gene encoding integration host factor subunit beta, with product MIRSELVQKIADENPHLYQRDVERIVNTIFEEIIDAMAAGNRVELRGFGAFSVKKRDARIGRNPRTGESVKVEEKHVPFFKTGKLLRDRLNGK from the coding sequence ATGATCAGATCAGAGTTGGTTCAGAAAATTGCGGATGAAAATCCACATCTTTATCAACGGGACGTCGAACGCATCGTCAACACCATCTTCGAAGAAATAATCGACGCGATGGCTGCGGGAAACCGTGTTGAACTGCGTGGTTTCGGTGCCTTCTCGGTGAAAAAGCGCGACGCGCGGATCGGTCGCAATCCACGCACCGGCGAATCCGTTAAGGTCGAGGAAAAACATGTGCCGTTCTTCAAGACCGGCAAACTGTTGCGGGACCGTCTGAACGGTAAATAA
- a CDS encoding LapA family protein, translated as MRYIRYAFILTLAVCLLTIAMANRGSVTLHLLPEELAGFALLPNTLELPLFVVIFGGIIAGLLIGFIWEWFREYRIRAEAMRAQRTVKKLEREVGRLKGDKADDKDEILALLEKSA; from the coding sequence ATGCGTTACATTCGATATGCTTTTATTCTGACCCTTGCGGTCTGTTTGCTGACGATTGCGATGGCCAATCGCGGTTCGGTCACGCTGCACCTGCTGCCCGAAGAGCTGGCAGGGTTCGCCCTGTTGCCCAATACGCTGGAATTGCCGCTGTTCGTGGTGATTTTCGGCGGGATCATTGCCGGTTTGCTGATCGGTTTCATCTGGGAATGGTTCCGCGAATACAGAATCCGCGCCGAGGCCATGCGTGCACAGCGGACCGTGAAAAAGCTGGAACGCGAAGTGGGGCGTTTGAAGGGTGACAAAGCCGACGACAAGGACGAAATCCTTGCCCTGCTTGAGAAGAGCGCCTGA
- the aroA gene encoding 3-phosphoshikimate 1-carboxyvinyltransferase — protein sequence MSGHGEPTPMKSRRGGALKGVAEVPGDKSISHRALILGALAVGETKIAGLLEGDDVLDTARAMRAFGADVIEHGGGDWSVFGVGVGGFAEPDNVIDCGNSGTGVRLIMGAMASCPITATFTGDASLRSRPMGRITGPVGLFGAQAYGRVGGRLPMTIVGAADPVPVRYEMEVPSAQVKSAVLLAGLNAPGQTVVIEKEPTRDHTERMLAGFGADISIEETGEGRMITLTGQPELQAQDIVVPRDPSSAAFPVCAALIVEGSDVLVPGIGMNPTRNGLFTTLREMGADLTYENERIEGGEPVADLRARYSPDMVGVKVPPERVASMIDEYPILSVVAANATGQTVMRGVKELRVKECDRIDAMARGLEANGVAVEEAEDMLTVTGQGAGSVTGGGTCKTHLDHRIAMSFMVLGMASQQPVSIDDGAPITTSFPIFEPLMAELGARLERSN from the coding sequence ATGTCAGGTCATGGTGAACCAACCCCGATGAAATCCCGCCGCGGCGGTGCGCTGAAGGGTGTGGCCGAGGTGCCGGGGGACAAGTCGATCTCGCATCGGGCGCTGATTTTGGGTGCGCTGGCGGTGGGTGAAACCAAGATCGCCGGATTGCTGGAAGGCGATGATGTGCTGGACACGGCGCGGGCGATGCGCGCCTTTGGGGCGGATGTGATCGAACATGGCGGCGGGGATTGGTCGGTGTTCGGGGTCGGGGTTGGCGGCTTTGCCGAGCCGGACAATGTAATTGATTGTGGCAATTCCGGCACCGGTGTTCGTTTGATCATGGGGGCGATGGCGAGTTGTCCGATCACCGCGACATTCACGGGGGACGCCAGTTTGCGCAGTCGCCCGATGGGGCGGATCACGGGGCCGGTTGGATTGTTCGGGGCGCAGGCTTATGGCCGTGTTGGCGGGCGGTTGCCGATGACCATTGTCGGTGCCGCTGATCCGGTGCCGGTGCGTTACGAGATGGAAGTGCCCTCGGCACAGGTGAAATCGGCCGTGTTGCTGGCGGGGCTGAATGCGCCGGGGCAAACGGTGGTGATCGAGAAGGAACCGACGCGGGATCATACGGAGCGGATGCTGGCGGGGTTTGGTGCCGATATTTCGATCGAGGAAACCGGTGAGGGGCGCATGATCACCCTGACAGGTCAGCCGGAATTGCAGGCGCAGGATATTGTGGTGCCGCGTGATCCAAGCTCGGCCGCTTTTCCGGTCTGTGCGGCGTTGATTGTCGAGGGGTCGGACGTGTTGGTGCCCGGGATTGGTATGAACCCGACGCGCAACGGCTTGTTTACCACGTTGCGGGAAATGGGTGCCGATCTGACATACGAGAACGAACGCATCGAGGGCGGCGAGCCGGTGGCCGATCTGCGGGCGCGCTATTCGCCCGATATGGTCGGGGTCAAAGTGCCGCCGGAACGCGTGGCAAGTATGATTGACGAATACCCGATCCTTTCGGTGGTGGCGGCCAATGCGACAGGTCAGACCGTGATGCGTGGTGTCAAGGAGTTGCGGGTCAAGGAATGTGACCGGATCGATGCGATGGCGCGGGGGCTTGAGGCCAACGGTGTTGCTGTCGAGGAAGCCGAGGACATGCTGACGGTGACGGGGCAGGGGGCTGGCTCGGTTACCGGGGGCGGCACGTGCAAGACCCATCTGGACCACCGGATCGCGATGAGTTTCATGGTGCTGGGCATGGCCAGCCAGCAGCCGGTTTCGATAGATGACGGGGCGCCGATCACCACCAGTTTTCCGATTTTCGAGCCATTGATGGCTGAATTGGGCGCGCGGTTGGAGCGTTCAAACTAG
- the ybeY gene encoding rRNA maturation RNase YbeY — translation METDLVGVNIEDERWHTLGIEALAQRACAATLQHLGIDPQYFEISLLACDDTRIADLNAEFRGKPAPTNVLSWPAQDRARPGEHPLPPEPDPSGMPEELGDIAISYDTCAREAAESGKDINDHVTHLLVHGVLHLLGYDHISDQDAAIMERLEGEVLGKLGISDPYRVQDT, via the coding sequence ATGGAAACTGATCTTGTCGGGGTGAATATCGAGGATGAGCGCTGGCACACGCTGGGTATCGAGGCGCTGGCACAGCGGGCTTGCGCAGCGACTTTGCAACATCTGGGGATTGATCCGCAGTATTTCGAAATCAGTCTGCTGGCCTGCGATGACACACGGATTGCCGATCTGAACGCCGAGTTTCGCGGCAAACCTGCGCCAACCAACGTGCTATCGTGGCCAGCGCAAGACCGCGCGCGCCCCGGGGAACATCCCTTGCCGCCCGAGCCGGACCCGAGCGGCATGCCCGAAGAACTGGGCGATATCGCAATTTCCTATGATACCTGCGCCCGCGAGGCGGCCGAGTCCGGCAAGGATATAAACGACCATGTGACGCATTTGCTGGTGCACGGGGTGCTGCATCTGTTGGGATATGATCACATATCCGATCAGGATGCCGCGATAATGGAACGATTAGAGGGCGAAGTGCTTGGCAAACTGGGCATTTCAGACCCATATAGGGTGCAGGACACATGA
- a CDS encoding (d)CMP kinase, with the protein MSFTVAIDGPAASGKGTISRAVADHFGFAHLDTGLLYRAVGRKVLDGVDPVQAAKALQAEDLQGDDLRTSKVAQAASKVAVIPEVRQALLDFQRAFAMRSGGAVLDGRDIGTVICPGAQVKLFVTASDAVRAERRYLELSTKGQDVTRDGVLEDLRARDKRDRERDAAPLVAAEDAVVLDTSEMSIDEAVAKAVAVIEARIAAG; encoded by the coding sequence ATGAGTTTCACAGTGGCAATCGACGGGCCGGCGGCCTCGGGCAAGGGGACGATATCGCGTGCGGTGGCGGACCATTTCGGCTTTGCCCATCTGGATACGGGGTTGTTGTATCGGGCCGTTGGGCGCAAGGTTTTGGACGGGGTTGATCCGGTTCAGGCCGCAAAGGCATTACAGGCCGAAGATTTGCAAGGCGATGATTTGCGCACATCCAAAGTGGCGCAAGCGGCCAGCAAGGTGGCGGTGATCCCCGAGGTGCGGCAGGCGTTGCTGGATTTCCAGCGGGCCTTTGCGATGCGTAGCGGCGGCGCGGTGCTGGACGGGCGCGATATTGGCACGGTGATTTGCCCCGGGGCGCAGGTGAAGCTGTTTGTCACGGCTTCTGATGCGGTGCGGGCAGAGCGGCGTTATCTGGAGCTGTCCACCAAGGGGCAGGATGTGACCCGCGACGGGGTGCTGGAAGATTTACGCGCCCGTGACAAACGGGATCGGGAGCGGGACGCGGCGCCGTTGGTGGCGGCGGAGGATGCGGTGGTTCTGGACACCAGCGAGATGTCGATTGACGAGGCTGTGGCCAAAGCGGTGGCGGTGATTGAAGCGCGTATTGCAGCGGGTTGA
- the rpsA gene encoding 30S ribosomal protein S1, with protein sequence MAHSASMEDFEALLNESFEIDTPKEGSVVKGKVIAIESGQAIIDVGYKMEGRVDIKEFANPGEEPEIAVGDEVEVFLRQVENSKGEAVLSHEMARREAAWDRLEKAYADEERVDGAIFGRVKGGFTVDLGGAVAFLPGSQVDVRPVRDAGPLMGLKQPFQILKMDRRRGNIVVSRRAILEESRAEQRAEVIGKLAEGDTIEGVVKNITEYGAFVDLGGVDGLLHVTDMAWRRVNHPSEILTIGETITVQVIKINKETHRISLGLKQLQDDPWSLVEGKFPLESVHTGRVTNITDYGAFVELEPGVEGLVHVSEMSWTKKNVHPGKIVSTSQEVEVMVLEIDSAKRRVSLGLKQTQRNPWEVFAETHPAGTEVEGEVKNITEFGLFIGLDGDIDGMVHLSDLTWEGRGEDVIGDYHKNDVVKAVVTEVDVEKERISLSIKALDGDPFEGATDGVKRGSIITVEVTSIEDGGIEVTYEGMKSFIRRSDLSRDRAEQRPERFQVGDKIDVRVTNIDAKTRRLGLSIKAREIAEEKEAVAQYGSSDSGASLGDILGAALKGDEEK encoded by the coding sequence ATGGCTCACTCAGCATCTATGGAGGACTTCGAAGCCCTCTTGAACGAAAGCTTCGAAATTGACACACCCAAAGAAGGGTCTGTCGTAAAAGGCAAAGTTATCGCAATCGAAAGCGGTCAGGCCATCATCGACGTAGGCTATAAAATGGAAGGCCGCGTCGACATCAAAGAATTCGCAAATCCCGGTGAAGAACCCGAAATCGCCGTTGGCGACGAAGTAGAAGTATTTCTGCGTCAGGTCGAGAACTCCAAGGGCGAGGCTGTTCTCAGCCACGAAATGGCCCGTCGCGAGGCCGCCTGGGATCGTCTGGAAAAAGCATACGCTGACGAAGAACGCGTTGACGGTGCCATCTTTGGCCGCGTCAAAGGCGGCTTTACGGTTGATCTGGGCGGCGCTGTTGCGTTCCTGCCAGGATCGCAAGTCGACGTGCGCCCCGTGCGTGATGCCGGTCCGCTGATGGGTCTGAAGCAGCCGTTCCAGATTTTGAAAATGGACCGTCGTCGTGGCAACATCGTTGTATCGCGTCGTGCTATCCTTGAAGAATCCCGTGCCGAACAGCGCGCCGAGGTTATCGGCAAACTGGCCGAAGGGGATACCATCGAAGGTGTGGTCAAGAACATCACCGAATACGGTGCCTTTGTTGATCTGGGCGGTGTTGACGGGCTGTTGCACGTTACCGACATGGCATGGCGTCGTGTGAACCACCCGTCCGAGATCCTGACAATCGGCGAAACAATCACCGTTCAGGTTATCAAGATCAACAAGGAAACCCACCGCATCAGCCTTGGCCTGAAACAGCTGCAGGATGATCCCTGGTCGCTGGTCGAAGGCAAATTCCCGCTGGAATCTGTGCACACTGGCCGTGTGACCAACATCACCGACTATGGCGCATTCGTCGAACTGGAGCCGGGTGTCGAAGGTTTGGTTCACGTTTCCGAAATGTCCTGGACCAAGAAAAACGTCCACCCGGGCAAGATCGTTTCCACCTCGCAAGAAGTCGAAGTCATGGTTCTGGAAATCGACAGCGCCAAGCGCCGCGTTTCCCTTGGCCTGAAACAGACCCAGCGCAATCCGTGGGAAGTGTTTGCAGAAACACACCCTGCCGGCACCGAAGTCGAGGGCGAAGTCAAGAACATCACCGAATTCGGTCTGTTCATTGGTCTGGACGGCGACATCGACGGCATGGTCCACCTGTCGGATCTGACATGGGAAGGCCGTGGCGAAGACGTGATTGGCGACTACCACAAAAACGACGTGGTCAAAGCGGTTGTCACCGAAGTTGATGTTGAAAAAGAACGCATTTCCCTGTCGATCAAGGCCCTGGACGGTGATCCGTTCGAAGGTGCGACCGATGGAGTGAAGCGCGGTTCGATCATCACTGTCGAAGTAACCTCGATCGAGGATGGCGGCATCGAAGTGACATATGAAGGCATGAAATCCTTCATCCGCCGTTCTGACCTGTCACGCGATCGTGCGGAACAGCGCCCCGAGCGCTTCCAGGTTGGCGACAAGATCGACGTTCGCGTCACCAATATCGACGCAAAAACCCGCCGTTTGGGTCTGTCGATCAAAGCCCGCGAGATCGCCGAAGAGAAAGAGGCCGTGGCACAATACGGTTCCTCCGATTCAGGCGCATCACTGGGTGACATTCTGGGCGCAGCCCTGAAGGGTGACGAAGAAAAATAA